A stretch of Stenotrophomonas indicatrix DNA encodes these proteins:
- a CDS encoding TonB-dependent receptor, with translation MKPSLLTTAITFALILTSQPVLAADTDASAAAVKDLDVVTVSAQLDQARNALSPDIGSSQYQITAEDIQKQPLGASAPLSQVLLQAPGVVQDSYGGVHVRGDHANLQYRINGVLLPESISGFGQTLDARTIKSIRLMDGALPAQFGERTAAVVDITTRSGAELDNGGSAGITAGSFGKVNPNASWWGNQGRWSWFLTGNYDQNEVGLENPTSARRPLHDDAHQGKAFADLTYLVNDSTRLSVFAGFANNRFQIPVNPGQTPQFGYLDTTTFDSSQLDETQRETTRFGMLVLQGTLGQTAYQLSAGQRYSDVAFNPDVVGDLVFSGVASQVRRSNRANTLQADFSTPLGDNHTLRYGLYGNYEHAAANNSSWVFPVDADGRQTSTTPQLIPDRNAFHASTAALYVQDEWRIGDDWTVNYGLRGDRFKAFDHTEGQLSPRLGVVWNASDSTTVHAGYSRYFTPPASELVAGSDLALFDGTSNQQPADGSNTPLSERSDYYDIGVSQQVGDHLTLGLDAYDRRVHRLQDEGQFGAAYIYSTFNYRRGHIHGLEFSADYSNGPISAYFNAAYNKAMGTQVITSQYNLDPDALAYVQQNWIHLDHDQKLTSSGGVSYAFAGHNRVGANYVYGSGLRSDIEGVPNGGELPSYLQVNLSAAHDFNADSGHPLHVQLAVINALDRSYQLRDGGGIGVFAPQWGPRRGAYLSLQQDF, from the coding sequence ATGAAGCCCTCCCTGCTCACCACCGCCATCACCTTCGCCCTGATCCTCACCAGCCAACCCGTGCTTGCCGCCGACACTGATGCCAGCGCGGCTGCGGTCAAGGACCTCGACGTAGTCACCGTCAGTGCTCAGCTCGACCAGGCCCGCAACGCCCTGTCACCGGACATCGGCAGCAGCCAGTACCAGATCACCGCCGAGGACATCCAGAAGCAGCCGCTGGGCGCCTCCGCCCCGCTCAGCCAGGTGCTGCTGCAGGCCCCGGGCGTGGTCCAGGACTCCTACGGCGGCGTGCACGTGCGCGGCGACCACGCCAACCTGCAATACCGCATCAATGGTGTACTGCTGCCCGAATCGATCTCCGGCTTCGGCCAGACCCTGGATGCCCGCACCATCAAGAGCATCCGCCTGATGGATGGTGCGCTGCCGGCGCAGTTCGGTGAACGCACCGCCGCGGTGGTCGATATCACCACCCGCAGTGGCGCCGAGCTGGACAACGGCGGCAGCGCTGGCATCACCGCCGGTTCGTTCGGCAAGGTCAACCCGAACGCCTCCTGGTGGGGCAACCAGGGCCGCTGGAGCTGGTTCCTGACCGGCAACTACGACCAGAACGAGGTCGGGCTGGAGAACCCCACCAGCGCACGCAGGCCGCTGCATGACGACGCCCACCAGGGGAAGGCCTTTGCCGACCTGACCTATCTGGTCAACGACAGCACCCGCCTGAGCGTGTTCGCCGGCTTTGCCAACAACCGCTTCCAGATCCCGGTCAACCCGGGGCAGACCCCGCAGTTCGGCTACCTGGACACCACCACCTTCGATTCCAGCCAGCTGGACGAAACCCAGCGCGAGACCACCCGCTTCGGCATGCTGGTGCTGCAGGGCACGCTCGGCCAGACCGCGTACCAGCTCTCGGCCGGCCAGCGCTACAGCGATGTGGCCTTCAACCCGGACGTCGTGGGCGACCTGGTGTTCAGCGGCGTCGCCTCGCAGGTCCGGCGCAGCAACCGCGCCAACACCCTGCAGGCCGATTTCTCCACACCGCTGGGCGACAACCACACCCTGCGTTATGGCCTGTATGGCAACTACGAACACGCCGCCGCCAACAACAGCAGCTGGGTCTTCCCGGTCGACGCCGATGGGCGGCAGACGAGCACCACGCCGCAGCTGATCCCGGACCGCAATGCCTTCCACGCCAGCACCGCAGCCTTGTACGTGCAGGACGAGTGGCGGATCGGCGATGACTGGACCGTCAATTACGGCCTGCGCGGCGACCGCTTCAAGGCCTTCGATCACACCGAGGGCCAGCTCAGCCCACGCCTGGGTGTGGTCTGGAACGCCAGCGACAGCACCACCGTGCACGCCGGCTATTCGCGCTACTTCACCCCGCCCGCCAGCGAACTGGTTGCCGGCAGCGATCTTGCCCTGTTCGATGGCACCAGCAACCAGCAACCCGCCGATGGCAGCAACACGCCGTTGTCCGAGCGCAGTGACTACTACGATATCGGCGTGTCACAGCAGGTCGGCGACCACCTCACCCTCGGCCTGGATGCCTACGACCGACGCGTGCACCGCCTGCAGGACGAAGGCCAGTTCGGCGCCGCCTACATCTATTCCACCTTCAACTATCGCCGCGGCCACATCCATGGTCTGGAGTTCAGCGCCGACTACAGCAACGGGCCGATCAGCGCGTACTTCAACGCGGCCTACAACAAGGCCATGGGCACCCAGGTCATCACCAGCCAGTACAACCTCGATCCGGATGCACTGGCCTACGTGCAACAGAACTGGATCCATCTGGACCACGACCAGAAGCTGACGTCTTCCGGCGGCGTCAGCTATGCGTTCGCTGGCCACAATCGGGTCGGTGCGAACTACGTGTACGGCAGCGGCCTGCGTTCGGACATCGAGGGCGTGCCCAATGGCGGCGAACTACCGTCGTACCTGCAGGTCAATCTCAGCGCCGCGCATGACTTCAACGCCGACAGCGGTCATCCGCTGCATGTGCAACTGGCGGTGATCAACGCGCTGGATCGCAGCTACCAGCTGCGCGATGGCGGCGGCATTGGCGTGTTCGCACCGCAGTGGGGACCACGTCGCGGCGCCTATCTGAGCCTGCAGCAGGATTTTTGA